GATGTGAAGGTTTACCCCGGCGTGGGGCACAGCTTCGCCAACGAACTGCCCGCCCAGCCGCTGCTTCGGATCACCGGTTTCGGCTACGACCGGGCGGCGACCGAGGACGCCTGGCGCCGCGTTTTCGCGTTCTTCGGCGAACATTTGGCGGCGGGCGCGACGAAGTAGTTGGGTCACACCAACTTTCGCGACAAGGCCGCAGCGAACGTGTGGGTATCTCCCGGTCAGCGCGCCGACACGTAGTTGCCGTCGTCGACGACGAACGCGGGCCGCGAGTCGGTCGCGGTGTCGCGCACCATGCCGGAGGTCTTGCGCCGCCAGTGCGGCGTACCCCGCACGACGTCGCGAAAATCCATCGGATCCTCAAGCGCGCGAGTCACTTCCGCCTGCACCGACATGTACCCGTCGGGCTGGCCGGGCTGCTCGGTGTAGGTGCGGTAGTAGTTTGGGTCGCAGAATCGGGTGACCCGCGTCAATCGCCACGCCAGGCGCTCCATCGCCCACGTCAATGCCGTGGTCTTGTGCCCATAGAGCACCGAGCGACCCGTTGCGGGGTCGACGCTGCGCGCGGCGAGCAGCACGCCATGACAGATGGCGGCCACGATCACTTCCCGTTTGAAGGCGTCCACGACGAGCCGGTGCAGGATGTCGCTGTCGATGTAGCTGCGCATGCCGCGGGCGCGATGTCCGCCGGGCAACAGCAGCGCGTCGATGCCGTCCAGGCCGGCGTGGGCCCACGCGATCGGGTGCTGGAAGTCGTTTGAGGCCAACATGTCCCGGTAGGCGCTGCG
This genomic interval from Mycobacterium sp. SMC-2 contains the following:
- a CDS encoding type 1 glutamine amidotransferase domain-containing protein; this encodes MGTVLIPIPDVDFDPTEVAVSWRVLTRDGHRVVFATESGAPGAADDIMVSGRGLDVWSALPVLGAIPAIGLILRANKASRSAYRDMLASNDFQHPIAWAHAGLDGIDALLLPGGHRARGMRSYIDSDILHRLVVDAFKREVIVAAICHGVLLAARSVDPATGRSVLYGHKTTALTWAMERLAWRLTRVTRFCDPNYYRTYTEQPGQPDGYMSVQAEVTRALEDPMDFRDVVRGTPHWRRKTSGMVRDTATDSRPAFVVDDGNYVSAR